The Trichocoleus sp. sequence TCGGCAGTCTGGCGAGTCACATCCCAGGGAGCAATAATCTTACCGGAGGAGCGAAATTCTTCATGGTCAATGTCTACTCCATCATCAATAACGGCAACGATCGCCCCTGTACCATTACTAAGCGACCAAGCAGCTTCAACATTCGCGCTGGCATCAATAACGCGATTGTTAATGGTTGCCTTAGCAAGATGCCACTGATTCGGGAAGACTTTGCGTTCTCGCGTATCACTGACCAACTCGGGGTGGCAAAATTCAACGATCGGTTCTTGCAGCAGCGCCTCGGCAATCTCGAAGACGATCAGTCCGGTATCTTTTGGTGCACTGATAAAAAAGGCATTGCGGGCATAGTCAAGCTGGCGTTTAACCATGAGACCATAGCGCAGCAAGAGTTCCTGACAGGCATCTGGAGATTGGTCGTCGAAAAACTTGATAAAGAAATTCTCGGTATAAACGATGGGCTGATTCGATCGCACATCTACCAGAACTCGCCCAGCAAACTCAACTGCGGGTTCCGCTTTCAAAACCTCTCTAGCAATATCCCGGAGTGAACTATCGGGCTGAGGTACTTTGCTCTGGAGGATCTCAACTCCGGCATGGCGAAAGCGCGTTTTCAGCTCATAGTGTTGGTTCAACATCTGGTGGGTGGTTGGCTCTAGGGGCGTCACCTCAAACGATCGATGGCACAGCAGAACCATCCGACTCGAGGTGCGAACTGCCAGATGATCATCACTGACTATAAATTCATACGCCTGACCGTTCTTGCCGCCATACTGTACCCTTACCATGCTGCTCCTCCTCGGACGCGAGCGTTTCTGTGTGTGTTATAGCTGCGATGCCATTGCGATTGCCATAGACTGAGAGAAATTTAACATCTGTTCAGACGGTATTTTGTCTAGCTTTATTTGGGGCTGCGCTAGGGTAGGAGCAAGCGGAGCATTGTGGAATCTAATTGTACGGATGAGATTTGCGGTTAGACGACTGCCAGTCAATGGGTCAGGGGATGCGATATGAGTGTGCAGCAAAATCAATTTCAGCAATATCCCGAAGAAGTCACTGTTAACAATACTCATACGGTCGTTTATTCGCTGACATCGGGTTACTATGCCGTGCATTTTAAGGAATCTATAGCCACCCTTCCCCATGCCGTTCAAATCATCAGCAACGAAATTGCTATTTTTCAGGGAGAACCAGGTCTTCCTAAACAGCTAACCCAGGCTGCAACAATTACTGCTGTTTATGCCCTGGAACCGAGTGGCTTGATGGCAGTTCCAACAGGGCAGGTGATGATTCGCTTTGCAGAAAGCGTGGCGATCGAATCTCAAGAAGCCGTCATTCGAGCTGCAGGCTATGAAATTGCCCAAACCCTTTTTTATGCGCCGCATACAGCCTGGCTCCGAGCAACATCTGGGGAAGTGGCAGATGCCCTCTGCTGGATCTCTCGTTTAAAGGCGATCGATCAAGTTGAGCATGTAGAGCCGCAGATGGTGATGGGGCGATCGATGAAGTAGGGGAGAGGCTTACCTTCTGGCTCCTGACCCCTGCTCTTTAGCCGATTGGTAAGGTGAACCAAAAAGTCGTACCCTGGGCAAGCTTGCTTTCAACGCCGATCGCTCCACCATGCGCTTCCACAATTTGCCGACAGAGATAAAGCCCTAGCCCCAGTCCCACCGATTTTGGTCTTTTGTCGCCTCTGAAGTATGGGTCAAACAGGCGATCGAGCTGTTCTGGTTTGATACCAATGCCGTTGTCGCTAACGGTGCAATAGATCCATCTGTCCTCTTGCTTGGCTGCCAGGGTAATGGTCAGCCCAGGGGGGTTATGTTTGAGCGCATTGGCAAACAGGTTTTGGTAGACGCGGGCAAGCTGGAGTGGATCGACTATGACCAGTGGCAGATCTTCAGGAATGATGTTTTGAACGCTCGTTTGCTCTTTGTCGAACATGGGTTGCAGGTCAGAGAGGGCAGAGTTGACCAGCGATCGGAGTGCGAGCGGTTCAGGGTGCAGCGCAATGCCCCAAATCTCAGCGGCATGAGTGTCAATCAAAGAATTAATTAAATCAAGCTGACGTTGATTGCTGTCCTGCATTCGCTCCAGCACTTTGCGCGGCAGTTTCAAGTCATTTCCAGATTGCTCACTCAAGTTATTGAGTACCATTGCAGTTCCAATGACTGGATTTCGCAGATCATGCGATACGGCATGGAGAAAGAGGTTTAGCTGTCTTCTTAGTTCGGCTTCCAGGGTTTCGAGCTGCTGATTCTTTTGCTCTAGTCCGCGCGAGTATTCTTCAAGCTGCTGATGCGAGAGTTTTAGCTGCTGCCGCATGTGATTAAACGCATGAGCCATAATGCCTAGCTCGCCCGATCGCTGAATCCTAACTTCTCGCTCCCAATCTCCTGCTGCCAAATCTTCAGCAGCATGACTCAGTTCCAGAATGGGTCGGGTGATCCAACGACTGGTTGCAACTCCAGAAGCGATCGCAACCAGCAGCGCCAGCAGACAGAGCCAGATTGTTATGCGGGTGTTTTCGTTAATCTTTGCCATAAATTCCTCTTCAGGAATTACAACAACGACTAACCAATCCAATCCCTGGTACTGAGAACGCTGATTGAGTGGAAACGGCTGAACTTTGACAAATCGCCGCCTGTCCCCGTCGTGAAACTCAAGCTCTTGAGGACGAGTAATGTTGCTGAAGGTGCCAAAGCCTTGTTGCAGAGATTCAGCTGTTCTCCTGGTCAGCTTATCCTGGCTTTCCTGAACATTGATCAAAACCTTCTCTTGGTTCTTGATCTGGTAAGGTCGCTCTTGGGTGGAGGTTGCAATTAGATTGCCATTAGGTTCAAGGATGAAAATCTGTCCTGTTTTGCCGACTTTTAAGTTGCAGAGAAACTGTCCAATTCCAGCTAAATTAAATGTCGCATCTGCAACTCCAATCAAATTTCCCTGTAAGTCATAAAGGGGACGATCGGCAGAAATGACGGGAGCATCATCGGTCACCGTAAAGTAGGGGTCAACCCAGACCAGAGAGCCTGCCTGAACTGCTTTCTGATACCAGGGCCGTTGGCGGGGATCATAAGGAATTCTGTTTTTGATGCCGGTTCGCCTGCCCCACCTGTTGACTGACCAAGTGATCATTCTGCTGTCTTTCCGGATGTCACGAACACTGGTTTCCAGTTCATTGTTTGCGTTGAAGCCAATATCAATGTAGTTTCCGGTTTCTGAAGCAAGCGCAATGAATGATAATCCGCCCTGCTGAGGCTTGTTCGCTTGAGGATTGCGGCAGCGTTGCTCTGTGAGAACAGGATCGCTAAATGGCTGGTCCTTAAACTGCTGAAACTGCTTCCACAGATAAGGTTCTAAACTTGCAATATTATTAGGGTCAATTAATCCGAGTCGGGCAGCATCGGCATTAATCTGAGTGACAAGCTTCGGCACGCTGAGATAGGTTTCTAGCGTTTGTTTTGTTCGATCGCTCGCCTCTTGCTCCAGTTGGCTCACCAGATCACGCACGGCATCCTGTCCATTCTGGTAAGACAAATAGCCTGTAATACTGACGATCGTTACAATTTGCAGCACAAACGGAATGATCAGAATGGCTCGGAGGGGTAGCCGTCTAGAAACATTGGTAAGCGATTTAAGCAGCGTGTAGCGCAACGGTCGCATAAGAGTGGCAAACAGCCGACAATACCTCTATTGTCTGGGAGGAAACGGTTTCTACGAAATTTGTAAGCTGGTCTTAACGATTGGTAATGAGCGATGAAAAGTGGAAGCTAGTTTCACACCCTGATTTAAAGCAACTTTAACTGATAAATCAGCCTCTCCTGGCACAATCTTGCAGAATTTGAAGCAACGCTCGGTCTATCACTTGGTTGTCGTCCAATAGGCAAGAAAGACGATCGAAGTTCACCCATGACCAGGTTGCATGCTCATCTGCTTGAAGGTGAATCTGGGCTTTTTCGGCGGCGGTGAGTTCAATTTGATAAGTCAAGTTCAGCGTGTGAGAGCCATGATGGCTGGGAGGCTGATGGCGAAAAGCAAAGCAGGTGGAATAAACCCCAATAAAATTAAAGCGATCGGGCTGCAAACCAGTTAGTTTGGTTTCGTTGGCAACCTGACGACAAATCGCTGCTTCTGGATTTTCTCCTGCTGTCATCCTGCCTCCAATAATCCACCAGGACGGGCGCGGATAGCGGTTACGCTTTGCTAACAAAACTTGCTGCTCACAGATTAAAACGGCATCAACGCAAGCAATCACTAAATGGTCAAGCGCAGTGCTGTAAACTTCTGTGGCTAACCGATCGCCTGGGCAAACTGGATTGATCCGCTCAATCTCTTCATAATGTGATACGTGTGATACGCCGCCAAACTGCCTCATCGAATTTCTCAAGATAGATTGCTATCCATTGAATACGATCACATCTCGCTCAAACACATACTCACCATAATCTGCGAGGTCATCAATCCCGATTACCGTAAGCAGAATTTCAGCAGCAATCCAGATTGTGATTTTAATCAGTCGAGCTTGCCATTTTTGAACTCGTTTTGGGTGCATCGGGGTCACTCCTGAGAAAGTGGGACTGAAGACGCGCGTCTCGATGGATTTGCCTCCAGTCCGCTGCACTCATCAAACAATCACTTCAACCTTGATGCTTCCATTTTCGGGAAAGCTGACCCCCAGCCCCAGTGTCTCTTAGCAGATACACCGTTGTTCAAATAGCAGGATTTGACCAAAGAAATTTTTGTACCTTCCAGGCGAGATGCAGGAACTCTAACCTTTCCTCTAGGCGGAGATGAGACGAATAGCTCTGCCTCAGCGCCCAACGAACAAATTCTTGTAGCTCAGTGAGCTTATAACTTTCGCACTGTTTGACTGCTTCACTGAATGTCGTGACCCAGGCTTGAACTTCGGCTGAAGATAAAGTATTGGGCAAAACTGGAAAAGCAAGCTGTACAGAAGGAGGAGACACAGGACGAGCGTTGAGTGTCATTGCTTCAGGCAGGGGCATGGGGGATTGTCCTCAGATGAATAGGCTGAAAAACGCAAATTCCGATCGGGGCTAGTGATCGGATATACCAAAAGCTACAAGGTTAACTGACTCCATTTCGGCGCAGCACCCACTGCGTCTATTCACCCACTACGCCTATTCTCTGCAGTTGCGCAGCAGCCGGCAGTCCCCGAACGGGGAATCTTGCACCTAACAGATTTTCAGATTTTATTAGGGAAAACCTATTGAAATCTTTGAAAAAGAAAGTAATATTCTTTTAAGATCTTTGAATTGAAAGCAAATGGAGCTAAGCGAGACGGATTATAAGATTGTTCAGCAACTAATGGCTCAGGGTCGGATAACCTGGTCTGATCTGGCAAGCAGTCTCGAACTCTCTGCCCCCGCTGCTGCCGATCGCGTTCGTCGTTTGGAAGAAAAAGGCGTGATCCAGGGCTATAAGGCTCAAATCAGTGCTGAGGCGATCGGCTGTCATCTTACTGCTTTCATTGCCGTCACCCTAGAACACCCTCGTCACCGCGAAGCCTTTTTGCAAACAGTCCAAGCTTTGCCCCAAATTCAGGACTGTCACCATGTCACCGGAGATGACGACTATCTACTCAAAATTCGCTGTCGCCACACCAAAGATTTGGAACAACTCATCACCCACAAGCTCAAAACCCTCCCCGGCATTCTCCGGACCCGCACGACGATCGTTCTTTCTACTGCAAAGGAAACGTCTGATCTGCCACTTAATTGGGATTAGGGAATAGCAGGAGACGGGCAATGCTTTCTCCCTTTTTCTCCACGTTTTTCCTCTTATCCTTTATGAACTTATGCTTCTCTTTCTACGGGGTCTGATTATTGGTTTCTCGATCGCGGCTCCCGTTGGTCCGATCGGTGTGCTAACCATTCGGCGTACCCTAGCGGAGGGTTGGACGATCGGACTGCTGACAGGGTTAGGCGCAGCAACGGCAGATGCCGTCTATGGCTGTATTGCCGGATTTGGGCTAACTTTTATCTCTAATATTTTGGTTGAGCAGGCATTTGTGTTTCGGTTCGTTGGCGGTCTGTTTCTTTGCTACCTGGGAATCAAAACCTTGCTGACGCAGCCAAGCAATCGAGAAGCAGTGACTCAGGGCAAAGGGTGGCTGGGTGCTTATGGCTCGACCGTGTTCTTGACGCTGACCAACCCAATGACAATTCTGGCGTTTGCAGCGGTATTTGCTGGACTGGGACTGGCAACAAGTCATCACAATGGTTTTGAAGCCGCAATTTTGGTGCTTGGGGTGTTTTTGGGTTCTGCGCTTTGGTGGATTGCTCTCTGTAGTGGCGTCAGGCTGCTTCGAACGGCTCTCACCCCCTATCACTTGCGTTGGTTAAATTGTATTTCCGGTTTAATCTTGCTGAGCTTTGGCATAATTGCTCTGAATCCAACCGAGTTGATCAAATAATCATCAGATGGATTTGCGATCGAGCGGGGTATGCTCCAAATGTTCTGAGTCCTCGTCACCGATAGCACTGCCTGGACAGCGAACCCAAGGAGCAATGTTCAAACACCGTCTACTATCTCTAGTCAAATCTGTTCTCGTCGTGGGGCTATGCTGCCTCCTCACTTTCTGTGTTGCTCTGCCTGCCAGTGCTCTCTCGTTCACTGTGGCTCCTAATCACACACAGCCTTATCTGGCACAAGCGGCAAATACGTTAGAGGATCTACAGCGCCAGCAACAGCGTAAGGATGAAGCTCGATCGCGTCTGCAACGGCAGCGAAACCAACTGCAAAACTTGGAACGATCGGCGCAAAAGCGGCTCGGCGGGCTACAAACCGATATTCGGGCAACCTCTAGCCAGATTGCTCAAAATGAGGCAAAGCTCAAGCAGGCAAATCAGAGGCTAGAAAAACTGGAAGCAGCGTTAGCAAAAGCGGAAAAAAGCTATCAGGGGAAGCAATCTAGTACAGTCGCGCGTCTGCGATTTTTGCAGCGGCAGCAGGGTAATCAAGGTTGGGCGCTTTTGCTACAGAGCCAGAACTTGAATGAATTTCTCGATCGCCGCTTTCAACTTCGACGGGTGTATCAGTCCGATCGCCAAGTGCTTGCACAGCTGAAAGTTGCCGCAGATGCGATCGAAAAACAGCGACGAAACATCGAAAATCAAAAAAACCAAGTCGCCTTACTGACTCAGGAGCTTCAGGCACAGAGAGCAGAATTTCAGGCACAGGCACAATCTCAGGAAAGCTTGATCAACCGTCTCCGTCAAGACAGGAAAGCCCTTGAGGCTGCCGAAGAACAACTCGCGAGAGACTCAGCAAATCTTGCCATTTTAATTCAGCAACGCCTCGGTTCCGAATCACGCAATCGAGTGGTGGTGCGTGGCACAGGGCAGATGAGCTATCCCAGCGATGGCGAAATGACGAGCAGCTTTGGCTTCCGAGTTCATCCAATTTTGGGCTATACCCGCTTCCACTCTGGGATTGATTTTGGTGTCGATTATGGCAGCCCAATTCGAGCCGCTGATTCTGGTGTCGTTATTTTTGCTGGCTGGTATGGCGGTTATGGTCAGGCAGTCATCATTGATCACGGCAGCAGTATCACAACGCTCTACGCCCATACGAGCGAACTCTATGCTTCTGAAGGACAAACCATTCAACGGGGACAGGTCATTGCAGCAGTGGGTTCTACAGGGCTTTCCACCGGACCGCACCTCCACTTTGAAGTTCGACTGAATGGAGAGCCTGTTGACCCGATGAAGTATTTGTAGCGAGGAATAGGGGGTAGAAAATGACGGTGAGTAGAAAATAGCTGAATTACAGCCGCAGGCTATGTCTAGTACCTGAGCAATACTCATTAACCTTGCAACTCATACTCGTTATGACTATGATATAGAAAGGCTGTTGCAAGATTGAAGAGACCATGAGAGTTCTAGACATTCCCATTCGTGAAATTAACCGTCCCTTGTTTCGTCAGAATGACCAGCAAAAAGTTGCTGCCTTGATGGAATCGATCGCCGAAATTGGCTTGCAAGAGCCGATCGATGTTCTGGAAGTAGACGGCAAATATTATGGCTTCTCTGG is a genomic window containing:
- a CDS encoding LysE family transporter; amino-acid sequence: MLLFLRGLIIGFSIAAPVGPIGVLTIRRTLAEGWTIGLLTGLGAATADAVYGCIAGFGLTFISNILVEQAFVFRFVGGLFLCYLGIKTLLTQPSNREAVTQGKGWLGAYGSTVFLTLTNPMTILAFAAVFAGLGLATSHHNGFEAAILVLGVFLGSALWWIALCSGVRLLRTALTPYHLRWLNCISGLILLSFGIIALNPTELIK
- a CDS encoding NUDIX hydrolase translates to MRQFGGVSHVSHYEEIERINPVCPGDRLATEVYSTALDHLVIACVDAVLICEQQVLLAKRNRYPRPSWWIIGGRMTAGENPEAAICRQVANETKLTGLQPDRFNFIGVYSTCFAFRHQPPSHHGSHTLNLTYQIELTAAEKAQIHLQADEHATWSWVNFDRLSCLLDDNQVIDRALLQILQDCARRG
- a CDS encoding sulfiredoxin, which encodes MRVLDIPIREINRPLFRQNDQQKVAALMESIAEIGLQEPIDVLEVDGKYYGFSGCHRYEACTKLGHETIRCNVRRAPKSVLMAHLA
- a CDS encoding sensor histidine kinase, producing MRPLRYTLLKSLTNVSRRLPLRAILIIPFVLQIVTIVSITGYLSYQNGQDAVRDLVSQLEQEASDRTKQTLETYLSVPKLVTQINADAARLGLIDPNNIASLEPYLWKQFQQFKDQPFSDPVLTEQRCRNPQANKPQQGGLSFIALASETGNYIDIGFNANNELETSVRDIRKDSRMITWSVNRWGRRTGIKNRIPYDPRQRPWYQKAVQAGSLVWVDPYFTVTDDAPVISADRPLYDLQGNLIGVADATFNLAGIGQFLCNLKVGKTGQIFILEPNGNLIATSTQERPYQIKNQEKVLINVQESQDKLTRRTAESLQQGFGTFSNITRPQELEFHDGDRRRFVKVQPFPLNQRSQYQGLDWLVVVVIPEEEFMAKINENTRITIWLCLLALLVAIASGVATSRWITRPILELSHAAEDLAAGDWEREVRIQRSGELGIMAHAFNHMRQQLKLSHQQLEEYSRGLEQKNQQLETLEAELRRQLNLFLHAVSHDLRNPVIGTAMVLNNLSEQSGNDLKLPRKVLERMQDSNQRQLDLINSLIDTHAAEIWGIALHPEPLALRSLVNSALSDLQPMFDKEQTSVQNIIPEDLPLVIVDPLQLARVYQNLFANALKHNPPGLTITLAAKQEDRWIYCTVSDNGIGIKPEQLDRLFDPYFRGDKRPKSVGLGLGLYLCRQIVEAHGGAIGVESKLAQGTTFWFTLPIG
- a CDS encoding Lrp/AsnC family transcriptional regulator; amino-acid sequence: MELSETDYKIVQQLMAQGRITWSDLASSLELSAPAAADRVRRLEEKGVIQGYKAQISAEAIGCHLTAFIAVTLEHPRHREAFLQTVQALPQIQDCHHVTGDDDYLLKIRCRHTKDLEQLITHKLKTLPGILRTRTTIVLSTAKETSDLPLNWD
- a CDS encoding peptidoglycan DD-metalloendopeptidase family protein; the protein is MFKHRLLSLVKSVLVVGLCCLLTFCVALPASALSFTVAPNHTQPYLAQAANTLEDLQRQQQRKDEARSRLQRQRNQLQNLERSAQKRLGGLQTDIRATSSQIAQNEAKLKQANQRLEKLEAALAKAEKSYQGKQSSTVARLRFLQRQQGNQGWALLLQSQNLNEFLDRRFQLRRVYQSDRQVLAQLKVAADAIEKQRRNIENQKNQVALLTQELQAQRAEFQAQAQSQESLINRLRQDRKALEAAEEQLARDSANLAILIQQRLGSESRNRVVVRGTGQMSYPSDGEMTSSFGFRVHPILGYTRFHSGIDFGVDYGSPIRAADSGVVIFAGWYGGYGQAVIIDHGSSITTLYAHTSELYASEGQTIQRGQVIAAVGSTGLSTGPHLHFEVRLNGEPVDPMKYL